Proteins encoded by one window of Salvia splendens isolate huo1 chromosome 5, SspV2, whole genome shotgun sequence:
- the LOC121805099 gene encoding uncharacterized protein LOC121805099 isoform X1: MSRAMESIQDLIEEAKLRTVWWSICIFAVSYFLTHSSKSMLMNIPIAILLVSGLRILLNKVEFRWKVRNNRTASYLSHLEKKQLSVNDVRLTIPLPPKKWKRKIDSPPVEAAIEDFVNKLLHDFVTDLWYSEITPDREAPELIYAIVMDVLEEVSARIKELNLVDLLTRDVVDLIGEHLDLFRGNQAAIGADVMGTLSSEERDERLKHHLLASKELHPALISSESEYKVLQRLMAGLLAVVLRPREAQCPLVRCIARELLTCLVVQPLLNFASPSYINELIEYIILAYNNEGFSGSSSDKSPNVRGGHNPDHQVSRERGQSSDSNLRKRSALNYQEASLSLARLDHDKVLDSGSSGNPLSSMSESEPTHIRHGEWAKQFEAATQRRTEVLMPENLENMWTIGRNYKKKIQKKAAQGVQASGVPDSVSGPSPTQDLVTEVPKQKPEQYPRIEDKVSMQLPPRPLQESQSTSLNIDALSTYQEHIMEVVPKGRSSVYELDSPAVISHENRNKLKRSNSTSALTVQLNREDMYTSEGSTPIINEFYSADGNKLNVLNLMSKSDIVLRHEGVHASKLRCRVIGAYFEKLGSTSFAVYSIAVTDANGTTWFVKRRYRNFERLHRHLKDIANYTLHLPPKRIFSSSTEGAFVHQRCIQLDKYLQDLLSIANVAEQHEVWDFLSASSKNYSFGKSASVMRSLAVNVDDAVDDILRQFKGVSDGLLMKVAGSPSSLAGEGSSVTSKNLLYNVDDMNKLAFRPSMSESTNSFSDNDKSEKDLNLGDQDVEAASRNRGWHSDHESTSEGLPHKVFKHDAEVSKFNSDDMRNVRLKSESNSDRYLESSLVVTSIPQDDLTAVPPEWTPPNLSVPVLNLVDNVFQLKRRGWLRRQVFWISKQILQLVMEDAIDDWLLRQIQWLRRGDVVAQGIRWVQDILWPEGTFFLRLRAQQNNLETTQKSQQTTKQAGGMRATQSGSFEQQLEAARRASFVKNTLFNGAPTTLVSLIGHKQYKRCTRDLYYFLQQSTVCLKQLGYGILELVLISIFPELEELVLDIHKKSRSQPV, encoded by the exons ATGAGTAGAGCGATGGAGAGTATACAGGATCTAATTGAAGAAGCTAAGCTTCGAACTGTGTGGTGGAGTATCTGCATATTCGCTGTGTCTTACTTCTTGACGC ACAGCAGTAAGTCAATGTTGATGAATATTCCCATAGCCATACTCTTGGTCTCTGGACTgagaattttattaaataaggtGGAATTCCGATGGAAGGTTCGGAACAACAGGACAGCATCGTACTTATCACACTTAGAAAAGAAGCAGCTATCTGTAAATGATGTCAGACTCACTATTCCGCTACCTCCCAAAAAGTGGAAAAGAAAAATAGATTCACCCCCCGTTGAAGCTGCTATTGAGGATTTTGTCAACAAACTTCTACACGATTTCGTCACAGATTTGTGGTATTCTGAAATTACACCTGACAGAGAGGCACCAGAACTAATATATGCTATAGTCATGGATGTTCTGGAAGAAGTATCTGCTAGAATCAAAGAATTAAACCTTGTTGACTTGTTGACAAG GGATGTAGTGGACCTGATAGGGGAGCACCTTGATCTCTTCAGAGGGAACCAAGCAGCTATTGGTGCAGATGTTATGGGGACATTGTCTTCTGAGGAAAGGGATGAAAGGTTGAAACATCATCTCCTGGCTTCTAAGGAGCTTCACCCTGCTTTGATATCGTCAGAGAGTGAGTACAAG GTTCTTCAACGGCTCATGGCTGGACTTTTGGCTGTTGTCCTGAGACCAAGGGAAGCTCAATGCCCTTTAGTTCGCTGCATTGCTCGCGAACTCTTAACTTGTTTGGTTGTGCAACCCCTTTTGAATTTCGCAAGTCCCTC GTATATTAATGAGTTGATTGAATATATTATTCTTGCCTACAATAATGAGGGGTTCAGTGGGTCGTCCAGCGACAAATCTCCTAATGTGAGGGGTGGCCATAACCCTGACCACCAAGTTTCGAGAGAACGTGGTCAAAGCAGTGATTCTAATTTGAGAAAAAGATCGGCTTTGAACTATCAAGAGGCTAGTTTATCATTGGCTCGACTGGATCATGACAAGGTACTAGATTCAGGTAGCTCAGGCAATCCCTTATCTAGTATGAGTGAGAGTGAACCAACTCATATACGACATGGTGAGTGGGCTAAACAGTTTGAGGCTGCAACTCAGAGAAGAACAGAAGTTCTTATGCCTGAAAATCTTGAAAACATGTGGACTATTGGAAGaaactacaaaaagaaaatCCAGAAAAAGGCTGCTCAAGGTGTTCAGGCTTCAGGAGTTCCAGATTCAGTTAGTGGCCCATCACCTACACAGGATTTGGTGACTGAAGTACCCAAACAGAAGCCTGAACAATATCCTCGAATAGAGGACAAAGTTTCCATGCAGCTACCTCCCAGGCCCCTGCAGGAATCGCAGTCCACTAGCCTGAATATTGATGCTTTAAGCACTTACCAAGAGCATATTATGGAGGTGGTTCCAAAAGGAAGATCTTCAGTTTATGAACTGGATAGCCCTGCTGTTATTTCCCATGAAAACAGAAATAAGCTTAAAAGATCAAACAGCACCTCTGCCTTGACAGTTCAGTTAAACCGGGAAGATATGTATACAAGTGAAGGCAGTACACCTATCATTAATGAGTTCTACAGTGCAGATGGTAATAAACTTAATGTACTTAACCTGATGAGCAAATCGGACATTGTATTACGTCATGAAGGAGTGCATGCTTCTAAGCTTAGATGTCGG GTTATTGGAGCATACTTTGAGAAACTTGGTTCGACATCTTTTGCAGTTTACTCAATCGCTGTTACAGATGCTAATGGAACCACCTGGTTTGTGAAAAGGAG GTATCGGAACTTTGAGAGATTGCATAGGCATCTTAAGGATATTGCCAATTATACATTACATTTGCCTCCCAAAAGGATATTCTCTTCAAGTACAGAGGGTGCTTTTGTCCACCAACGCTGTATTCAACTAGACAAGTATCTTCAA GATCTCTTATCAATTGCTAATGTAGCTGAGCAACACGAAGTGTGGGATTTTCTTAGTGCCTCCTCCAAG AATTACTCTTTTGGGAAATCTGCGTCAGTGATGAGATCTCTGGCAG TTAATGTTGACGATGCCGTGGATGATATATTACGTCAATTCAAAGGGGTTTCTGATGGCCTTTTGATGAAAGTAGCTGGCTCACCCTCATCTTTAGCTGGAGAAGGTTCTTCTGTTACAAGCAAAAACTTGCTCTATAATGTTGATGATATGAATAAATTGGCCTTCAGGCCTAGTATGTCGGAGTCAACTAACAGTTTCTCAGACAATGACAAAAGTGAGAAAGATCTAAACCTTGGGGATCAGGATGTTGAAGCTGCAAGCCGAAATAGAGGGTGGCATTCAGACCATGAGTCAACCTCAGAGGGGTTACCACATAAGGTTTTTAAACACGATGCAGAAGTCAGTAAGTTCAACTCAGATGACATGCGAAATGTGAGGTTGAAATCTGAATCAAACTCTGATAGATATCTGGAGTCTAGTTTAGTGGTAACATCCATTCCACAAGATGATCTAACTGCGGTGCCCCCAGAG TGGACGCCACCAAATTTAAGCGTTCCGGTTCTGAATTTAGTTGATAATGTATTTCAACTCAAAAGAAGGGGCTGGCTGAG GAGACAGGTATTTTGGATATCAAAACAAATACTGCAGTTAGTTATGGAAGATGCCATTGACGACTGGCTTTTAAGGCAAATCCAGTGGCTCCGTAGAGGGGATGTTGTTGCACAAGGGATTCGATGGGTCCAGGAT ATTCTCTGGCCAGAGGGCACATTCTTCCTAAGATTGCGTGCTCAACAAAATAATTTGGAAACTACACAAAAATCTCAGCAAACTACAAAACAAGCAGGTGGTATGAGAGCTACTCAATCAGGGTCTTTTGAGCAACAACTGGAAGCTGCCCGCAGAGCTAGCTTTGTGAAAAATACGTTATTCA
- the LOC121803497 gene encoding uncharacterized protein LOC121803497, whose translation MDIGQRQTMYLSSNMKNNVVQFLLKHSHDGVLARGAVMEAAETHSISRKTVYRLWKAAKEQMQRGEPTLERSSLRKMAVKLNVSKSTLGQWVKQGKLRPHTNAIKPALTNMNKIARARWSLSQLQPQITQGGVQFQGMHNVVHIDEKWFYMTKVSDRYYLLPDEDEPYRSCKSKRYITKVMFMCAVSRPQFDANGQATYDGKVGIFPFTEVLPAQRKSKNRARGTMETKAINSVTKAVMRDCLIHKVINFFPCYQTLIIQKRSSCSYVVVFYARSYLQLRPSGLLGQVKTSTFSKIMQPHT comes from the exons ATGGATATTGGGCAGAGGCAAACCATGTACTTGAGCAGCAACATGAAGAATAATGTGGTGCAGTTTCTACTCAAGCACAGCCATGATGGAGTACTAGCAAGAGGGGCTGTAATGGAGGCAGCAGAAACTCATAGCATCAGTAGGAAGACAGTCTATAGGCTATGGAAGGCAGCCAAGGAGCAAATGCAAAGGGGAGAAC CTACTCTTGAAAGATCTTCCCTGAGAAAAATGGCAGTAAAATTGAATGTGAGTAAGAGCACATTAGGTCAGTGGGTGAAGCAAGGTAAACTACGGCCACATACAAATGCAATCAAACCTGCCCTCACCAATATGAATAAGATAGCAAGAGCTAGATGGAGTCTTAGCCAACTTCAGCCACAGATAACTCAAGGTGGAGTGCAGTTTCAAGGCATGCACAATGTAGTGCAtatagatgaaaaatggttCTATATGACCAAGGTTTCAGACAGGTACTACCTTTTGCCGGATGAGGATGAGCCATATAGGTCATGCAAATCCAAGAGATACATCACCAAAGTGATGTTTATGTGTGCTGTCAGTAGACCACAGTTTGATGCCAATGGGCAGGCAACTTATGATGGTAAGGTTGGAATATTCCCCTTCACTGAAGTACTCCCAGCTCAGAGGAAGTCAAAAAACAGAGCAAGAGGGACCATGGAAACCAAAGCCATCAATTCAGTCACAAAGGCAGTGATGAGGGACTGCCTTATCCACAAGGTAATCAACTTTTTTCCTTGCTATCAGACCTTAATTATTCAAAAAAGATCATCATGTAGCTATGTTGTTGTTTTTTATGCCAGATCATACCTGCAATTAAGGCCAAGTGGCCTGTTGGGGCAAGTAAAGACATCTACATTCAGCAAGATAATGCAACCCCACACATAA
- the LOC121805099 gene encoding uncharacterized protein LOC121805099 isoform X2, whose amino-acid sequence MSRAMESIQDLIEEAKLRTVWWSICIFAVSYFLTHSSKSMLMNIPIAILLVSGLRILLNKVEFRWKVRNNRTASYLSHLEKKQLSVNDVRLTIPLPPKKWKRKIDSPPVEAAIEDFVNKLLHDFVTDLWYSEITPDREAPELIYAIVMDVLEEVSARIKELNLVDLLTRDVVDLIGEHLDLFRGNQAAIGADVMGTLSSEERDERLKHHLLASKELHPALISSESEYKVLQRLMAGLLAVVLRPREAQCPLVRCIARELLTCLVVQPLLNFASPSYINELIEYIILAYNNEGFSGSSSDKSPNVRGGHNPDHQVSRERGQSSDSNLRKRSALNYQEASLSLARLDHDKVLDSGSSGNPLSSMSESEPTHIRHGEWAKQFEAATQRRTEVLMPENLENMWTIGRNYKKKIQKKAAQGVQASGVPDSVSGPSPTQDLVTEVPKQKPEQYPRIEDKVSMQLPPRPLQESQSTSLNIDALSTYQEHIMEVVPKGRSSVYELDSPAVISHENRNKLKRSNSTSALTVQLNREDMYTSEGSTPIINEFYSADGNKLNVLNLMSKSDIVLRHEGVHASKLRCRVIGAYFEKLGSTSFAVYSIAVTDANGTTWFVKRRYRNFERLHRHLKDIANYTLHLPPKRIFSSSTEGAFVHQRCIQLDKYLQDLLSIANVAEQHEVWDFLSASSKNYSFGKSASVMRSLAVNVDDAVDDILRQFKGVSDGLLMKVAGSPSSLAGEGSSVTSKNLLYNVDDMNKLAFRPSMSESTNSFSDNDKSEKDLNLGDQDVEAASRNRGWHSDHESTSEGLPHKVFKHDAEVSKFNSDDMRNVRLKSESNSDRYLESSLVVTSIPQDDLTAVPPEWTPPNLSVPVLNLVDNVFQLKRRGWLRRQVFWISKQILQLVMEDAIDDWLLRQIQWLRRGDVVAQGIRWVQDILWPEGTFFLRLRAQQNNLETTQKSQQTTKQAGGMRATQSGSFEQQLEAARRASFVKNTLFNGAPTTLVSLIGHKQYKRCTRDLYYFLQSTVCLKQLGYGILELVLISIFPELEELVLDIHKKSRSQPV is encoded by the exons ATGAGTAGAGCGATGGAGAGTATACAGGATCTAATTGAAGAAGCTAAGCTTCGAACTGTGTGGTGGAGTATCTGCATATTCGCTGTGTCTTACTTCTTGACGC ACAGCAGTAAGTCAATGTTGATGAATATTCCCATAGCCATACTCTTGGTCTCTGGACTgagaattttattaaataaggtGGAATTCCGATGGAAGGTTCGGAACAACAGGACAGCATCGTACTTATCACACTTAGAAAAGAAGCAGCTATCTGTAAATGATGTCAGACTCACTATTCCGCTACCTCCCAAAAAGTGGAAAAGAAAAATAGATTCACCCCCCGTTGAAGCTGCTATTGAGGATTTTGTCAACAAACTTCTACACGATTTCGTCACAGATTTGTGGTATTCTGAAATTACACCTGACAGAGAGGCACCAGAACTAATATATGCTATAGTCATGGATGTTCTGGAAGAAGTATCTGCTAGAATCAAAGAATTAAACCTTGTTGACTTGTTGACAAG GGATGTAGTGGACCTGATAGGGGAGCACCTTGATCTCTTCAGAGGGAACCAAGCAGCTATTGGTGCAGATGTTATGGGGACATTGTCTTCTGAGGAAAGGGATGAAAGGTTGAAACATCATCTCCTGGCTTCTAAGGAGCTTCACCCTGCTTTGATATCGTCAGAGAGTGAGTACAAG GTTCTTCAACGGCTCATGGCTGGACTTTTGGCTGTTGTCCTGAGACCAAGGGAAGCTCAATGCCCTTTAGTTCGCTGCATTGCTCGCGAACTCTTAACTTGTTTGGTTGTGCAACCCCTTTTGAATTTCGCAAGTCCCTC GTATATTAATGAGTTGATTGAATATATTATTCTTGCCTACAATAATGAGGGGTTCAGTGGGTCGTCCAGCGACAAATCTCCTAATGTGAGGGGTGGCCATAACCCTGACCACCAAGTTTCGAGAGAACGTGGTCAAAGCAGTGATTCTAATTTGAGAAAAAGATCGGCTTTGAACTATCAAGAGGCTAGTTTATCATTGGCTCGACTGGATCATGACAAGGTACTAGATTCAGGTAGCTCAGGCAATCCCTTATCTAGTATGAGTGAGAGTGAACCAACTCATATACGACATGGTGAGTGGGCTAAACAGTTTGAGGCTGCAACTCAGAGAAGAACAGAAGTTCTTATGCCTGAAAATCTTGAAAACATGTGGACTATTGGAAGaaactacaaaaagaaaatCCAGAAAAAGGCTGCTCAAGGTGTTCAGGCTTCAGGAGTTCCAGATTCAGTTAGTGGCCCATCACCTACACAGGATTTGGTGACTGAAGTACCCAAACAGAAGCCTGAACAATATCCTCGAATAGAGGACAAAGTTTCCATGCAGCTACCTCCCAGGCCCCTGCAGGAATCGCAGTCCACTAGCCTGAATATTGATGCTTTAAGCACTTACCAAGAGCATATTATGGAGGTGGTTCCAAAAGGAAGATCTTCAGTTTATGAACTGGATAGCCCTGCTGTTATTTCCCATGAAAACAGAAATAAGCTTAAAAGATCAAACAGCACCTCTGCCTTGACAGTTCAGTTAAACCGGGAAGATATGTATACAAGTGAAGGCAGTACACCTATCATTAATGAGTTCTACAGTGCAGATGGTAATAAACTTAATGTACTTAACCTGATGAGCAAATCGGACATTGTATTACGTCATGAAGGAGTGCATGCTTCTAAGCTTAGATGTCGG GTTATTGGAGCATACTTTGAGAAACTTGGTTCGACATCTTTTGCAGTTTACTCAATCGCTGTTACAGATGCTAATGGAACCACCTGGTTTGTGAAAAGGAG GTATCGGAACTTTGAGAGATTGCATAGGCATCTTAAGGATATTGCCAATTATACATTACATTTGCCTCCCAAAAGGATATTCTCTTCAAGTACAGAGGGTGCTTTTGTCCACCAACGCTGTATTCAACTAGACAAGTATCTTCAA GATCTCTTATCAATTGCTAATGTAGCTGAGCAACACGAAGTGTGGGATTTTCTTAGTGCCTCCTCCAAG AATTACTCTTTTGGGAAATCTGCGTCAGTGATGAGATCTCTGGCAG TTAATGTTGACGATGCCGTGGATGATATATTACGTCAATTCAAAGGGGTTTCTGATGGCCTTTTGATGAAAGTAGCTGGCTCACCCTCATCTTTAGCTGGAGAAGGTTCTTCTGTTACAAGCAAAAACTTGCTCTATAATGTTGATGATATGAATAAATTGGCCTTCAGGCCTAGTATGTCGGAGTCAACTAACAGTTTCTCAGACAATGACAAAAGTGAGAAAGATCTAAACCTTGGGGATCAGGATGTTGAAGCTGCAAGCCGAAATAGAGGGTGGCATTCAGACCATGAGTCAACCTCAGAGGGGTTACCACATAAGGTTTTTAAACACGATGCAGAAGTCAGTAAGTTCAACTCAGATGACATGCGAAATGTGAGGTTGAAATCTGAATCAAACTCTGATAGATATCTGGAGTCTAGTTTAGTGGTAACATCCATTCCACAAGATGATCTAACTGCGGTGCCCCCAGAG TGGACGCCACCAAATTTAAGCGTTCCGGTTCTGAATTTAGTTGATAATGTATTTCAACTCAAAAGAAGGGGCTGGCTGAG GAGACAGGTATTTTGGATATCAAAACAAATACTGCAGTTAGTTATGGAAGATGCCATTGACGACTGGCTTTTAAGGCAAATCCAGTGGCTCCGTAGAGGGGATGTTGTTGCACAAGGGATTCGATGGGTCCAGGAT ATTCTCTGGCCAGAGGGCACATTCTTCCTAAGATTGCGTGCTCAACAAAATAATTTGGAAACTACACAAAAATCTCAGCAAACTACAAAACAAGCAGGTGGTATGAGAGCTACTCAATCAGGGTCTTTTGAGCAACAACTGGAAGCTGCCCGCAGAGCTAGCTTTGTGAAAAATACGTTATTCA